A window from Gemmatimonadaceae bacterium encodes these proteins:
- a CDS encoding DUF4329 domain-containing protein, with the protein MGGDPVNFSDPFGLCPTKEGLLNRLLGRTTPACKSRDEAATKALDAVPTGGWRERCGEIVRADDGYRYTPSRPGDAIRCGIKTGTEGYEGAYHTHPDPRPDTEPEEFSDGDGELADKTEKPVYVKTPSGKIKRKDPDPDKKAKGSEKTIRP; encoded by the coding sequence GTGGGCGGAGATCCAGTCAACTTCTCGGATCCGTTCGGATTGTGCCCGACCAAGGAAGGCCTGTTGAATCGGCTGCTGGGGCGGACCACTCCAGCGTGCAAGAGTCGCGACGAGGCCGCGACCAAGGCGCTCGATGCAGTCCCGACCGGTGGCTGGCGCGAGCGCTGCGGAGAGATCGTTCGGGCGGACGACGGCTATCGCTATACTCCGTCTCGGCCAGGCGATGCAATACGCTGCGGCATCAAGACCGGGACAGAGGGATACGAGGGAGCGTATCACACCCACCCCGACCCGCGACCTGACACGGAGCCCGAGGAGTTCTCGGATGGGGATGGCGAGCTCGCGGACAAGACGGAGAAGCCGGTGTACGTGAAGACGCCTTCGGGAAAGATCAAGCGGAAGGACCCGGATCCTGACAAGAAGGCGAAGGGCTCCGAGAAGACGATCCGCCCGTGA
- a CDS encoding DUF416 family protein, with product MTPDLTPETVSREASRSVELAWESVVGRSATLAEVQEQLARLASLVAPDDSSDGAERTLGAQEAVEAALHALSQAADPDPSHAVWAARGVTDAVDRRLQQDRSPGLLTADDQRDLGSNPAIRSEMVMQRDVLERLRAAAGQVEAMTAVRNEAAGRPPRRRE from the coding sequence ATGACACCTGACTTGACACCAGAAACGGTCTCTCGCGAAGCGTCTCGGTCAGTCGAGTTGGCATGGGAATCGGTGGTCGGACGATCAGCCACACTTGCGGAAGTCCAAGAACAGCTGGCCCGATTGGCGAGTCTTGTCGCACCCGACGATTCCAGCGATGGTGCCGAGCGGACGCTTGGAGCTCAGGAGGCGGTCGAAGCGGCGCTCCACGCACTAAGTCAGGCAGCGGACCCAGACCCATCGCATGCTGTTTGGGCGGCTCGCGGTGTGACGGACGCGGTTGACCGCCGCCTTCAGCAAGATCGCTCTCCGGGGCTCCTCACGGCCGACGATCAGCGTGACCTCGGAAGCAACCCTGCGATTCGCAGTGAGATGGTGATGCAACGTGACGTTCTTGAACGGCTGCGCGCGGCTGCGGGCCAAGTAGAGGCAATGACTGCGGTTCGGAACGAGGCGGCAGGCAGACCCCCGCGTCGTCGCGAATAG
- a CDS encoding peptidoglycan DD-metalloendopeptidase family protein, with amino-acid sequence MGLAGGVNQYGYVGGDPVNFSDPFGLDCKDSSGNRVPCPPLSGTLKLARLVGSESTRGSGFVQRTREDGSKYQHQGVDLEAAPGSDVFAMFDGVVTRAVGEEDGNAAGLRVTIKSDADGSETTSYWHLSSVDVVVGQRVTGGQKIGSSGTSGNADPAVSGRRPHLHARRQVNGQDVDPEVPQ; translated from the coding sequence ATCGGGCTGGCGGGTGGGGTCAACCAGTATGGGTATGTCGGTGGGGATCCGGTCAACTTCTCGGATCCGTTTGGGCTTGACTGCAAGGATTCCAGTGGGAACCGAGTCCCCTGTCCGCCCCTCTCTGGGACGCTCAAGCTTGCTCGGCTCGTCGGATCGGAGAGCACCCGCGGAAGTGGGTTCGTCCAGCGCACGCGTGAGGACGGATCAAAGTATCAGCACCAAGGTGTTGACCTCGAGGCAGCACCCGGGAGCGACGTATTCGCCATGTTTGACGGTGTCGTGACGAGAGCGGTTGGGGAAGAAGACGGCAACGCCGCTGGCTTGCGCGTCACGATCAAGTCGGATGCCGACGGGAGCGAGACAACCTCGTACTGGCATCTGAGTTCAGTGGATGTGGTTGTTGGCCAACGGGTCACAGGAGGACAGAAGATTGGAAGCAGTGGGACTTCTGGAAACGCCGACCCCGCGGTCTCCGGGCGACGACCTCACCTGCATGCGCGGCGACAAGTGAACGGTCAGGATGTAGACCCGGAGGTGCCCCAATGA